The sequence TTTTCTCTAGCTCACGCGCTAGCTTTACGCTCTCCTCTACGTCCCAGTCGCCCTTAAGCCAGCTACTTGCACTTATCCTAACACCAACTGTGATATTAGCGCGAGCCTTGATCTCTCTTAAAATTTCAAGCAGCAGCCTTATGCGGTTTTCAAATGTGCCGCCGTATTCGTCACTTCGCTTATTTGTGCCAGCACATAAAAATTGATTTATCAAATATCCATGCGCCGCGTGTATCTCCACAGCCTCGTATCCTGCGCTCTTTGCCCTAATGGCCGCATCCACAAAGCTTTGCTTGACGCTTGCAATATCCTCTGCGCTCATCTCTTTTGGTGTGCCGTAGTCTTCACTAAATTTGATAGCACTTGGTGCGATGATGCCCTCACAAGTGCCCTTTCTGCCAACGTGAGCTAGCTGGATGGCCATTTTGGCGCCGTATTTACTACAGCCTTTTACTAGCTCCGCGTGAGCCTCGATCTGCTCGTCACTCCAAAGCCCAAGGTCTTTTTTGGTGATCCTGCCGCGCGCCTCCACAGCCGTCGCCTCAACGATGATCATGCCAACGCCGCCGATCGCCCTTGTAGCGTAGTGGAGCTTGTGAAAGCACCTTGGACGGCCATCCTCTTTTTTGACCTCATACATACACATCGGAGCCATGATAATACGGTTTTTGATCTCGATGCCGCCTATCTTAAGCGTCGTAAAAAGCTTGTTTTGCATGAAATTTCCTTTAAATTTTTTAGTTATTTTAGGATATTTGTTTAAATTCTTGGATTTATCTAAAATTTATCTATTACGACGTAGAAAGTTCAAGCAAATTTTAAAATTTCATGAACGAGTAATTTCGGCTCTAAAATTTGAGCTAAGCTGCAAGCGAAGCCAAATTTTAGTAGTCAATTCTTAGGAGTGAGTGAAATTTTAAAATTTACAAAATAGCAAATTTCTCTTTTAAAAATACAGACCTTAAATTTAAAAACTTTTTTATTCAAAAGGGTGACAAGGGGACTTAAATTACGAAGCCGTCCCCTTATCCCCCTTTTTAAATCCCCCAAACCCCTCGCACGTTAGAGGTAGCATGCTTTAGTGCTTTGCACTGCATGCGGTTAGAAACTCGAGCAAATTTTAAAATTTATAAACAAGCATATCACGGCTCTAAATTTAGTGGTGAGCTTTGC is a genomic window of Campylobacter concisus containing:
- a CDS encoding NADH:flavin oxidoreductase/NADH oxidase — protein: MQNKLFTTLKIGGIEIKNRIIMAPMCMYEVKKEDGRPRCFHKLHYATRAIGGVGMIIVEATAVEARGRITKKDLGLWSDEQIEAHAELVKGCSKYGAKMAIQLAHVGRKGTCEGIIAPSAIKFSEDYGTPKEMSAEDIASVKQSFVDAAIRAKSAGYEAVEIHAAHGYLINQFLCAGTNKRSDEYGGTFENRIRLLLEILREIKARANITVGVRISASSWLKGDWDVEESVKLARELEKNGADFIHVSAGGVYAKVDNAPKFTPLYQAGYAKAVKNAVKIPVIAVGLITKASECEALLLGDVCDGVALGRELLRNPYFAFGAMKEFGENDKIENAYKRAY